One genomic window of Cercospora beticola chromosome 5, complete sequence includes the following:
- a CDS encoding uncharacterized protein (CAZy:GH13~CAZy:CBM20) — translation MRSLQSLLLLAGVAVALTPEQWRSQSIYQVLTDRFALTNGSTTQPCGWGNYCGGTWQGIVNKLDYIKGMGFTAVWISPVVENIPNSRYGQPYHGYWAQNIYALNTNYGTQDDLKALSAALHARGMAIANHMASSEPPSAVKYDHLYPFNDAKYYHPYCPLDYSNKTSVEQCWMGDTVVPLPDLRTEDAAVQQRFQSWITQLVSNYSIDGLRLDSAMQTDQQFWPGFVSASGVYAIGEVLDGNPNTLCKWQNYMPGALNYPVYYWLIRAFSSNTATMNELANNIQWLNATCQDTTLLGNFIENHDQARFPSITKDIGLTKNVIAFTVLNDGIPVVYQGQEQGFSGATDPYNREPLWTSFYSTKSTLYTFYSALNGARRLAINKDSTYASSKSTVWYSDAQTIVTRKGASNAYLISLFTNRGAGNNGNIILPAAKTGIQPGTKFTDLLSCEVFSADTSGNLAISITNGLPRALYITSALTGSDTCAYTNTALASTPNPVRVPTATTASRIISSTARPQSCQTASTVSVTFNQKVTAKWLESISVVGSIPQLGNWNPPQGFNLSAAGYTSTSPIWSGTIKLSAGTFFEYKFIKYNSTSNTALTWEADPNRKYTVPRSCATSVVVPGSWQG, via the exons ATGCGGTCGTTACAGTCGTTGTTGCTCCTAGCTGGAGTGGCAGTCGCACTGACGCCTGAACAGTGGCGCTCGCAGTCAATCTACCAGGTTCTCACAGACCGTTTCGCACTGACCAACGGGTCAACTACACAGCCTTGCGGATGGGGTAACTACTGTGGAGGAACGTGGCAAGGCATTGTAAACAAGCTAGATTATATCAAGGGAATGGGGTTCACAGCAGTGTGGATCTCACCGGTAGTGGAGAACATCCCTAACTCGAGATATGGGCAGCCATACCACGG ATACTGGGCACAAAACATTTACGCTTTGAATACGAATTATGGAACTCAAGACGATCTCAAAGCTCTCTCTGCTGCGCTGCATGCCAGGGGAATGGCAA TTGCCAATCACATGGCATCAAGCGAGCCTCCGTCAGCTGTCAAATACGACCACCTCTACCCATTCAATGATGCCAAGTACTATCACCCTTATTGCCCTCTTGACTACAGCAACAAAACAAGTGTCGAGCAATGCTGGATGGGAGATACAGTCGTGCCTTTGCCCGACTTGAGGACtgaagatgctgctgttCAGCAGAGATTCCAGTCATGGATCACACAGCTTGTATCAAACTACTCCATTGACGGCCTGCGTCTTGACAGCGCTATGCAGACCGATCAGCAGTTCTGGCCAGGTTTCGTGTCAGCTTCTGGAGTTTACGCGATAGGCGAAGTCCTCGATGGCAACCCAAACACTCTTTGCAAATGGCAAAACTACATGCCAGGAGCACTCAACTATCCAGTCTACTACTGGCTTATCCGAGCTTTCTCATCCAATACTGCTACCATGAACGAGTTGGCGAACAACATTCAGTGGCTCAACGCGACATGCCAAGATACCACACTGCTCGGCAACTTCATCGAGAATCACGATCAAGCGCGATTCCCATCCATCACGAAAGATATCGGGCTGACCAAGAACGTCATTGCATTCACAGTGCTCAACGATGGAATTCCAGTCGTCTATCAGGGGCAAGAGCAAGGATTCTCAGGAGCTACTGATCCCTACAACCGCGAGCCGCTCTGGACTTCGTTCTACAGCACAAAGTCAACACTGTATACATTCTACTCGGCACTCAATGGTGCAAGACGTTTGGCAATCAACAAGGACAGCACATATGCCAGCTCCAAATCGACTGTTTGGTACTCAGACGCACAAACGATCGTGACCAGGAAAGGCGCCTCAAACGCCTACCTCATCTCCTTGTTCACAAATCGTGGCGCCGGCAACAATGGCAACATTATTTTGCCAGCGGCGAAGACTGGCATCCAGCCAGGCACGAAATTCACCGATCTTTTGAGCTGTGAAGTCTTCTCCGCAGACACCTCGGGCAATCTCGCCATTTCCATCACCAATGGTCTACCAAGAGCTCTGTACATAACTTCAGCCTTAACCGGCAGCGACACCTGCGCGTACACGAACACCGCTCTCGCCTCAACACCCAATCCAGTCCGAGTCCCAACAGCAACGACCGCCTCTCGAATCATCAGCTCCACAGCCCGCCCTCAATCATGCCAAACAGCTAGCACTGTCTCCGTCACCTTCAACCAGAAAGTCACAGCCAAATGGCTCGAAAGCATTTCCGTAGTAGGCTCAATTCCTCAACTTGGCAACTGGAACCCTCCACAAGGTTTCAATTTATCGGCAGCGGGTTATACTTCCACGTCGCCAATCTGGAGTGGTACAATCAAACTTTCTGCTGGCACGTTTTTTGAATACAAGTTCATCAagtataattctactagtaatactgcTCTGACATGGGAGGCGGATCCTAACAGGAAGTATACTGTTCCGAGGAGTTGTGCGACGAGTGTGGTTGTGCCTGGAAGTTGGCAGGGATAA
- a CDS encoding uncharacterized protein (BUSCO:EOG09265A08): MTRDTEADAAPGASVLFVCLGNICRSTMAEGVFRNLTSFGTPSQNPLIREVDSCGTGAYHAGDSPDSRTMRVLRQNGISDYQHAARKVRVPEDFQEFDYLLAMDRDNYDDLRDMVKRAGKRGLLDEEALKKVHLYGEFGGKSKKEEIGDPYYGGNEGFTTAYEQVVRCGEGLLKHIEEQTRKQET; this comes from the coding sequence ATGACGCGCGATACTGAGGCCGATGCCGCTCCTGGCGCTTCTGTGCTCTTCGTATGTCTGGGCAACATCTGTCGCTCCACCATGGCCGAGGGAGTGTTCCGCAATCTCACCAGCTTTGGTACACCCAGCCAAAATCCGTTGATCAGAGAGGTCGACTCATGTGGTACTGGTGCGTATCATGCAGGCGACAGTCCAGACTCCCGCACCATGCGAGTGCTCCGACAGAACGGAATCAGCGACTACCAGCACGCAGCCAGGAAGGTGAGAGTGCCAGAGGATTTCCAGGAGTTTGACTACTTGCTGGCCATGGACCGAGACAACTACGATGATTTGAGAGACATGGTCAAAAGAGCCGGGAAAAGAGGTCTGCTGGATGAGGAAGCATTGAAGAAGGTGCATTTGTATGGCGAGTTCGGCGGtaagagcaagaaggaggaaaTCGGCGATCCGTACTACGGAGGCAATGAAGGCTTCACGACCGCGTATGAACAAGTCGTGCGGTGCGGCGAAGGATTGCTGAAGCACATTGAGgagcagacgaggaagcagGAAACCTGA